A genomic region of Exiguobacterium oxidotolerans JCM 12280 contains the following coding sequences:
- a CDS encoding ABC-F family ATP-binding cassette domain-containing protein — protein sequence MSILTVSNLSHGFGDRAIFEDVSFRLLKGEHIGLVGANGEGKSTFMNIITSQLEPDEGKVEWAKHVRVGYLDQHAVLAKGLSIRDALKGAFQYLFDIEQEINDLYAKMGEVEPEELEKMLEEVGVLQDILTNNDFYTIDAKVEEIARGLGLDEIGLDRDVHELSGGQRTKILLAKLLLEKPDILLLDEPTNYLDVQHIEWLKRYLNDYENAFILISHDIPFLNSVINLIYHMENQGLSRYVGDYDNFLTVHEAKKKQLESAFKRQQQEISELKDFVARNKARVSTRNMAMSRQKKLDKMDVIELAQERPQPEFHFQTARTPSKLMFEAKGLVIGYDEPLSRPLDLTIERGQKIALHGANGIGKSTLLKSLLGEIPAVSGMVDRGENLHIGYFEQEIKEKNSNTCIEEIWGTFPSLTQQQVRAMLAKCGLMTKHIESKIEVLSGGEKAKVRLCKLMNTESNILVLDEPTNHLDVEAKEELKRALQEYKGTVLLISHEPEFYEAVATDLWNCESWTTKVF from the coding sequence ATGAGTATTTTAACGGTATCAAACTTAAGCCATGGCTTTGGTGATCGTGCGATTTTCGAAGATGTCTCGTTCCGCCTGTTAAAGGGTGAACACATCGGCCTCGTCGGAGCAAACGGTGAAGGGAAATCGACCTTCATGAACATCATCACTTCTCAGCTCGAACCGGACGAAGGGAAAGTCGAATGGGCGAAACACGTCCGTGTCGGTTATCTCGATCAGCACGCCGTCCTCGCAAAAGGTTTATCGATCCGTGATGCGCTAAAAGGGGCATTCCAATACTTGTTCGATATCGAACAAGAAATCAATGACCTGTATGCGAAGATGGGTGAGGTCGAGCCCGAGGAACTCGAAAAGATGCTTGAGGAAGTCGGTGTCTTACAAGACATTTTAACGAACAATGATTTTTATACAATCGATGCAAAAGTCGAAGAAATCGCCCGCGGACTTGGTCTCGATGAAATCGGCTTAGACCGTGATGTCCATGAATTGAGTGGCGGTCAGCGTACAAAAATCTTACTTGCGAAGCTCTTACTTGAAAAACCAGATATCTTGTTACTCGATGAGCCGACCAACTACCTCGATGTGCAACACATCGAATGGTTGAAACGGTATCTCAACGATTACGAGAACGCGTTCATCTTGATTTCGCATGATATTCCATTCTTAAATAGCGTCATCAACTTGATTTATCATATGGAAAATCAAGGTTTGAGCCGTTACGTGGGTGACTATGATAATTTCTTGACAGTCCATGAAGCGAAAAAGAAACAATTGGAGTCTGCCTTTAAACGGCAACAACAAGAAATTTCTGAACTTAAAGATTTTGTCGCCCGTAACAAGGCACGTGTCTCGACACGAAACATGGCGATGTCCCGTCAGAAAAAACTCGACAAGATGGATGTCATCGAGCTTGCACAAGAACGTCCGCAACCGGAATTCCATTTCCAGACGGCTCGGACACCAAGCAAGCTGATGTTCGAAGCAAAAGGTCTTGTCATCGGATACGACGAACCGCTCTCGCGTCCGCTCGATTTAACGATCGAACGGGGGCAAAAGATTGCCTTGCATGGTGCGAACGGAATCGGTAAGTCGACATTACTGAAAAGTTTACTCGGTGAGATTCCCGCTGTTTCAGGGATGGTCGATCGTGGTGAAAACTTGCACATCGGCTATTTCGAACAAGAAATCAAAGAGAAAAATTCGAACACGTGTATCGAAGAAATTTGGGGGACGTTCCCATCCTTGACGCAACAACAAGTCCGGGCGATGCTCGCGAAATGTGGTTTGATGACAAAACACATCGAATCTAAAATCGAAGTGCTCAGCGGTGGAGAAAAGGCGAAAGTCCGTCTCTGTAAGCTGATGAACACGGAATCAAACATTCTGGTTCTCGATGAGCCGACGAACCACTTGGACGTCGAAGCGAAAGAGGAATTGAAACGGGCCTTGCAAGAATATAAAGGAACGGTCCTCTTGATTTCGCACGAACCTGAATTTTATGAAGCCGTCGCAACTGACTTATGGAACTGTGAATCATGGACGACGAAAGTCTTTTGA